The following nucleotide sequence is from Wolbachia endosymbiont (group E) of Neria commutata.
GGAGCAACTCCGGCGGAAACCATGTGGCATATAACAATACCATATGCAATGCCTACAATTTTGAGTGCAATTTTATTATCAATTTCAAGGGTGATAGGTGAAACAATGATTGTATTAATGGCTATTGGTATCAACGCAAATTTGACTTTTAACCCTCTTCATTCGGTTACTACAATCACTGTGCAAATTGCTACACTACTCACTGGAGATCAGGATTTTAGTAGTGTGCAAACTCTTGCTGCTTATGCGCTTAGTTTAGTGCTCTTTATTATTACTTGGTTACTGAATGCGTTTGCACTGTTTATAATAAAGCGTAACTAGCAAATGTTTTAATGTTGCAAAATCTCTATTAACAATATAGAATTTATTTTTTTAAGAAGTTCTTTTGTAGTGTCAAGTGATAAAAATAAAAAGATGAATATAGGTAAAGTAGTTAAAGTAACTCAAGCAGTTATTGACTTAAGATTTGAAGATGAGTTACCTAAAATCTTAAATGCTCTAAGAAGTAAATTAAAATACAATGGCAAGCATTTAATTTTAGAAGTTGCACAGCATATAGGTGACAATATAGTTCGTTGCATTGCAATGGATAGCACGGATGGTGTATCCAGAGATGACGAGTTCGTTGATACAGGTGCTCCAATATCAGTTCCAATTGGGCGTGCAACTTTAGGAAGAATTTTTAATGTTGTTGGGGAGCTTATAGATGAGTGTGGTCCACTGAGTGAAAAGTGTGACTTAGAGCCTATACATAGGGCACCACCAAGTTTTATAGAACAAAGAATACAAGAAGAAGTTTTAGTTACCGGAATAAAAGTTATAGATCTTCTTGCGCCTTACCTGAAAGGTGGCAAGATCGGCCTATTTGGTGGAGCTGGTGTTGGTAAAACAGTCCTGATAATGGAATTAATTAACAATATAGCAAAAGCACATAAAGGATTTTCTGTGTTTGCAGGGGTAGGGGAGAGAACGCGTGAAGGTAATGACCTTTATCATGAGATGATTACTTCAAATGTAATTAACATAGATGATCAAGAAAAGTCTCAAGCTGTCTTAGTTTATGGTCAGATGAATGAACCTCCAGGGGCAAGAGCCAGGGTAGCTTTAACAGCGCTTACTATGGCAGAGTATTTTCGTGATAAGGAAAATCAAGATGTTCTATTTTTTGTAGATAATATTTTTAGGTTTACTCAAGCTGGTTCTGAAATTTCTGCTTTGCTTGGAAGAATACCGTCAGCCGTTGGTTACCAACCAACACTTGCAACTGACATGGGCTTAATGCAGGAAAGAATAGCTTCAACTACCGCAGGTTCTATTACTTCTGTTCAGGCCATATATGTTCCTGCAGATGACTTAACTGATCCAGCTCCAGCGACAACTTTTTCTCACCTTGATGCAACTACAGTATTGTCAAGGCAAATAGCTGAAATGGGAATATATCCTGCTGTTGATCCACTTGATTCAACTTCTCAGTCTTTATCTGCTGAAATAATTGGTGAAGAGCATTATAATATTGCTTCTGAAGTGAAGCGTATCTTGCAAACTTATAAGTCATTACAGGATATCATTGCCATACTTGGTATGGATGAGTTGTCTGATGAAGATAAAATTATTGTAGATAGAGCTCGTAAAATTCAGAAATTTCTTTCTCAGCCTTTCCATGTTGCAGAAATATTCACTGGTATGCCTGGTAAATTTGTTTCACTTTCTGATACTGTTTCTAGTTTTAAAGGTATTATTGAGGGTAAATATGATCACTTGCCAGAGGCTGCTTTTTATATGGTAGGAAATATAGATGAAGCAATAAAGAAGGCTGAATTGATAAAAGCTGAAGCTAGAAATTAAAGATTATGAATACTTTTAAAGTACAGTTTTTTTCTCCTGATAATAAAATTTCATTTAGCGATGTAGTTTCTCTTACATTAAGTGGATTGGGGGGAGAGTTTATGGTTTTAGCTAACCATGCTCCTTACTTAATTTATATATT
It contains:
- the atpD gene encoding F0F1 ATP synthase subunit beta is translated as MNIGKVVKVTQAVIDLRFEDELPKILNALRSKLKYNGKHLILEVAQHIGDNIVRCIAMDSTDGVSRDDEFVDTGAPISVPIGRATLGRIFNVVGELIDECGPLSEKCDLEPIHRAPPSFIEQRIQEEVLVTGIKVIDLLAPYLKGGKIGLFGGAGVGKTVLIMELINNIAKAHKGFSVFAGVGERTREGNDLYHEMITSNVINIDDQEKSQAVLVYGQMNEPPGARARVALTALTMAEYFRDKENQDVLFFVDNIFRFTQAGSEISALLGRIPSAVGYQPTLATDMGLMQERIASTTAGSITSVQAIYVPADDLTDPAPATTFSHLDATTVLSRQIAEMGIYPAVDPLDSTSQSLSAEIIGEEHYNIASEVKRILQTYKSLQDIIAILGMDELSDEDKIIVDRARKIQKFLSQPFHVAEIFTGMPGKFVSLSDTVSSFKGIIEGKYDHLPEAAFYMVGNIDEAIKKAELIKAEARN